CTTTAATAATATCATTAAATGTAGCGTTTCCTCTATTTACTATGAAATTGGCGTGCTTTGTAGAAACTTCTGCTCCTCCAATTCTCAAACCTTTACATCCTGCTCTTTCTATTAACCATCCAGCTTGTTTCTCCTCTGGATTTTTAAATATACACCCGGCATTTGGATATGAATATGGTTGTGTCTTCTTTCTTTTCTCAAAGTTTCTCTTTAAACTTTCATTTATCAAGTCTCTCTTGAATTTTTTGAGTTCCATTACTGCTTCAAGAATTATTAGTTTCTTCTCCATTATCTTAGAGGACCTATAGGAGAAACCTAATTCTTCTTTTTCTACCGCTTTAATCTTTCCATTTTTATCCATAACCTTTATTTCTCTAAGAATTTGAGATATGGAAAAGCCGTTTGTTCCTGCATTCATGGTTATAGCTCCTCCAAGAGTACCTGGAATTCCAAGTAGAGATTCCATTCCTGAAAGTTCCTGATCTACAGTATAGGAGATAAGTTTTGATAGAAGTACACCACTTTCAGATTTAAGAACAGATCCTTTAAGATTGAATCTGTTAAAGTTTATCTTTGATATTCTTATTACTATTCCTCTAACACCTTCATCTGATACAAGAAGATTTGACCCATTCCCAATTATGTAAAGAGGAATGTCTTTATCCCTTGCTATTGATAGTGTAACTCTTATATCTTCTTCATCCTGTGGTATTATCAGGAAGTCAACCTTACCACCAACTTTAAATGTAGTAAAATTCTTTAATTCAGCATCTCTTATAACCTTACCCTTAACAAATTTCAAGAATGTATCCTCACTTAATTTCACCTAAGAACTCCTTGGCAAGATTTTTGATTTTCCCTGGACCCATAAATATAACAACATCATCTCTCTTAATTAAGTTTACCAGATTTTTTATAACATGTTCAGATTCAAGATAGTATATTTTTTTATCAGGATACAGAAATTTTGCCTCAGTGTAGATCTTCTCTGTATTTATACCGCTAATTTCTCTCTCATCTGCTGGATCCAGTGGGAGAAGAAAGACAATGTCTGCTTCCCTAATACTTTCTGCGTATTCTTTAAAGAGCATAGCTACCCTTGAGTATCTATGTGGTTCAAGCACAAGAATTATTCTTCTATCTTTAAAGACCTCCTTTGCGGTTTTTAGAGTAACTTCTATCTCTGTTGGATGATCTGCATGGTCATCTATAATGGTGAATTTTTCATCATAAAGAATCTCAAATCTTCTTTTTGTTCCTTTAAACTCTGAAAGAGAGAGGAGTATCTCTTCTGGTTGGAGGTTTAGCTGGTATCCCACAAGAAAGGAAGCCATTGCATTAAGAATATTCTTTTCTCCGGGTATTTTTAATTTTAATCTTCCAACATTTTTTCCATTTAAAAAGATGTCACAGGATGTGTTTAACCCATTAATTTCAATATTTTTTGCAAACAAAGTGGCATTTCTATCCTTTAATGAAAAAGACAGAACCTCTGTTTTTGCGGTTTTTGAGTAATCTTTTAGAAAATCGTCATCAAGGTTTAGTATAACCTTATGGGAGGAACTACTCTCCATAAATCTTTTAAAGGCATCCTTTAAAAGGGAGAAGTTCCCTTTAAAAGGCCCATCCATGCTTAAGTGGTCTCTATCAACATTTAAAACAACTGGGATAT
This Caldisericia bacterium DNA region includes the following protein-coding sequences:
- the murB gene encoding UDP-N-acetylmuramate dehydrogenase, which encodes MKLSEDTFLKFVKGKVIRDAELKNFTTFKVGGKVDFLIIPQDEEDIRVTLSIARDKDIPLYIIGNGSNLLVSDEGVRGIVIRISKINFNRFNLKGSVLKSESGVLLSKLISYTVDQELSGMESLLGIPGTLGGAITMNAGTNGFSISQILREIKVMDKNGKIKAVEKEELGFSYRSSKIMEKKLIILEAVMELKKFKRDLINESLKRNFEKRKKTQPYSYPNAGCIFKNPEEKQAGWLIERAGCKGLRIGGAEVSTKHANFIVNRGNATFNDIIK
- the murC gene encoding UDP-N-acetylmuramate--L-alanine ligase, translating into MLDVKNIHLIGIGGAGMTSLANILVEAGYNVSGSDIKTFSKSKELEKKRVKIYIGHSASNIDNSDLVVFSSAIPESNIEIIEARKRGIPSLHRMDMITLLFREKDIIGVAGTHGKTTTTSMISKMLIDNKIDASFYVGGESKDVPFGSHFGKDRYLVLETDEHDLSFLKITPYIPVVLNVDRDHLSMDGPFKGNFSLLKDAFKRFMESSSSHKVILNLDDDFLKDYSKTAKTEVLSFSLKDRNATLFAKNIEINGLNTSCDIFLNGKNVGRLKLKIPGEKNILNAMASFLVGYQLNLQPEEILLSLSEFKGTKRRFEILYDEKFTIIDDHADHPTEIEVTLKTAKEVFKDRRIILVLEPHRYSRVAMLFKEYAESIREADIVFLLPLDPADEREISGINTEKIYTEAKFLYPDKKIYYLESEHVIKNLVNLIKRDDVVIFMGPGKIKNLAKEFLGEIK